A stretch of the Taeniopygia guttata chromosome 3, bTaeGut7.mat, whole genome shotgun sequence genome encodes the following:
- the SLC22A7 gene encoding solute carrier family 22 member 7 isoform X2 gives MKFEDLLVEIGGFGRFQILILSILCLTRINLPMHFLLHNFLAATPSHHCAIPHQEAFVNLTVEEVLLISIPRKPDGTFSSCEMFSQPQFHLLLNSSLQPENKSIIQPCQHGWVYDRSQFTSTISTQWDLVCEQRGLNQATATFFFIGVTIGAVVFGFGRKSMLQLSLVCSMVFGMLSATSVSYTMLAITRTLTGVALSGLSLIVLPLGMEWVDVQHRTFTGILISIFWSVGNMLLALAAYLVREWHWLLVAVTGPCLLSIICLWWVPESARWLIAKGKVKQAHRHLLTCARMNGRKDFAVSPEALTRMATDKNMGGSYSCISLFRTPVLRKISLCSGVVWFGVAFSYYGMSMNLTGFGLSTYVSQFVFGIIEIPAKIAMYVVVNRVGRRQSQAWTLILAGVCIGANIAIPKSFTSLRSVVATVGKGFSEAAFTTVFLYTSELYPTILRQNGMGYTSFMARLGAALAPLVFLLDKVWRSLPEVTYCSVAVCSGAVAFLLPETLNVRLPEGIEDIEKPQVKVPPEASAPEGVPLQALLK, from the exons ATGAAATTTGAGGATCTCTTGGTGGAAATTGGAGGCTTTGGCAGATTCCAGATTTTGATTTTGTCTATCCTCTGCCTCACAAGAATCAACCTTCCCATGCATTTCCTGCTGCACAATTTTCTTGCTGCTACCCCCTCTCATCACTGTGCAATTCCACACCAAGAGGCATTTGTGAATCTCACCGTGGAGGAAGTTCTGCTCATCAGCATCCCTCGGAAGCCTGATGGCACTTTCAGCTCCTGTGAGATGTTCTCACAGCCTCAGTTTCACCTGCTGCTCAACTCCTCTCTGCAACCAGAAAACAAATCCAtcatccagccctgccagcatgGATGGGTCTACGACCGCTCGCAGTTCACCTCCACCATCTCCACCCAG TGGGACCTCGTGTGCGAGCAGCGTGGGCTGAACCAGGCAACAGCAACCTTCTTCTTCATCGGCGTCACGATTGGGGCCGTGGTGTTCGG GTTTGGACGGAAATCCATGCTCCAGCTGTCCCTGGTGTGCTCCATGGTTTTTGGGATGCTGAGCGCTACCTCCGTGTCCTACACAATGCTGGCCATCACACGGACCCTCACCGGGGTGGCCCTGAGTGGCCTCTCCCTGATTGTCCTGCCTTTGG ggatggagtgGGTGGATGTCCAGCACCGCACCTTCACCGGGATCCTGATCAGCATCTTCTGGAGCGTTGGGAacatgctgctggccctggcagcGTACTTGGTGCGGGAATGGCACtggctgctggtggctgtgACAGGACCTTGTCTCCTGAGCATCATCTGCCTGTG GTGGGTCCCAGAGTCTGCCCGGTGGCTCATAGCCAAGGGCAAAGTGAAGCAAGCCCACAGGCACCTGCTCACATGTGCAAGAATGAATGGAAGGAAAGACTTTGCTGTCTCGCCGGAG GCCCTCACAAGGATGGCAACAGACAAAAATATGGGAGGGAGTTACTCCTGCATCAGCTTGTTCAGGACCCCAGTCCTGAGGAAGATCTCTCTGTGTTCTGGTGTGGTGTG GTTTGGTGTTGCCTTCTCTTATTACGGCATGAGCATGAACCTGACTGGCTTTGGGCTCAGCACCTACGTCTCCCAGTTTGTCTTTGGCATCATCGAGATTCCAGCCAAGATAGCCATGTACGTGGTGGTGAACCGAGTTGGCCGGCGGCAGAGCCAGGCATGGACACTCATCCTGGCCGGAGTCTGCATAGGAGCCAACATCGCCATTCCCAAGT CCTTCACCTCCCTACGTTCCGTAGTGGCCACTGTGGGCAAGGGTTTCTCAGAAGCTGCGTTCACCACTGTCTTCCTGTACACCTCGGAGCTCTACCCCACCATTCTGAG GCAGAATGGGATGGGGTACACCTCCTTCATGGCACGCCTGGGAGCGGCCCTGGCCCCGCTGGTGTtcctgctggacaaggtgtgGCGGTCCCTGCCCGAGGTGACCTACTGCAGTGTCGCGGTGTGCAGCGGTGCTGTGGCCTTCCTGCTCCCGGAGACACTCAACGTGCGCCTTCCTGAGGGCATCGAGGACATCGAGAAGCCACA agtAAAAGTGCCGCCAGAAGCCAGCGCGCCCGAGGGCGTGCCACTGCAGGCTCTCCTGAAGTGA
- the SLC22A7 gene encoding solute carrier family 22 member 7 isoform X3, with the protein MKFEDLLVEIGGFGRFQILILSILCLTRINLPMHFLLHNFLAATPSHHCAIPHQEAFVNLTVEEVLLISIPRKPDGTFSSCEMFSQPQFHLLLNSSLQPENKSIIQPCQHGWVYDRSQFTSTISTQVWTEIHAPAVPGVLHGFWDAERYLRVLHNAGHHTDPHRGGPEWPLPDCPAFGDGVGGCPAPHLHRDPDQHLLERWEHAAGPGSVLGAGMALAAGGCDRTLSPEHHLPVVGPRVCPVAHSQGQSEASPQAPAHMCKNEWKERLCCLAGGPHKDGNRQKYGRELLLHQLVQDPSPEEDLSVFWCGVVWCCLLLLRHEHEPDWLWAQHLRLPVCLWHHRDSSQDSHVRGGEPSWPAAEPGMDTHPGRSLHRSQHRHSQVLHLPTFRSGHCGQGFLRSCVHHCLPVHLGALPHHSEAEWDGVHLLHGTPGSGPGPAGVPAGQGVAVPARGDLLQCRGVQRCCGLPAPGDTQRAPS; encoded by the exons ATGAAATTTGAGGATCTCTTGGTGGAAATTGGAGGCTTTGGCAGATTCCAGATTTTGATTTTGTCTATCCTCTGCCTCACAAGAATCAACCTTCCCATGCATTTCCTGCTGCACAATTTTCTTGCTGCTACCCCCTCTCATCACTGTGCAATTCCACACCAAGAGGCATTTGTGAATCTCACCGTGGAGGAAGTTCTGCTCATCAGCATCCCTCGGAAGCCTGATGGCACTTTCAGCTCCTGTGAGATGTTCTCACAGCCTCAGTTTCACCTGCTGCTCAACTCCTCTCTGCAACCAGAAAACAAATCCAtcatccagccctgccagcatgGATGGGTCTACGACCGCTCGCAGTTCACCTCCACCATCTCCACCCAG GTTTGGACGGAAATCCATGCTCCAGCTGTCCCTGGTGTGCTCCATGGTTTTTGGGATGCTGAGCGCTACCTCCGTGTCCTACACAATGCTGGCCATCACACGGACCCTCACCGGGGTGGCCCTGAGTGGCCTCTCCCTGATTGTCCTGCCTTTGG ggatggagtgGGTGGATGTCCAGCACCGCACCTTCACCGGGATCCTGATCAGCATCTTCTGGAGCGTTGGGAacatgctgctggccctggcagcGTACTTGGTGCGGGAATGGCACtggctgctggtggctgtgACAGGACCTTGTCTCCTGAGCATCATCTGCCTGTG GTGGGTCCCAGAGTCTGCCCGGTGGCTCATAGCCAAGGGCAAAGTGAAGCAAGCCCACAGGCACCTGCTCACATGTGCAAGAATGAATGGAAGGAAAGACTTTGCTGTCTCGCCGGAG GCCCTCACAAGGATGGCAACAGACAAAAATATGGGAGGGAGTTACTCCTGCATCAGCTTGTTCAGGACCCCAGTCCTGAGGAAGATCTCTCTGTGTTCTGGTGTGGTGTG GTTTGGTGTTGCCTTCTCTTATTACGGCATGAGCATGAACCTGACTGGCTTTGGGCTCAGCACCTACGTCTCCCAGTTTGTCTTTGGCATCATCGAGATTCCAGCCAAGATAGCCATGTACGTGGTGGTGAACCGAGTTGGCCGGCGGCAGAGCCAGGCATGGACACTCATCCTGGCCGGAGTCTGCATAGGAGCCAACATCGCCATTCCCAAGT CCTTCACCTCCCTACGTTCCGTAGTGGCCACTGTGGGCAAGGGTTTCTCAGAAGCTGCGTTCACCACTGTCTTCCTGTACACCTCGGAGCTCTACCCCACCATTCTGAG GCAGAATGGGATGGGGTACACCTCCTTCATGGCACGCCTGGGAGCGGCCCTGGCCCCGCTGGTGTtcctgctggacaaggtgtgGCGGTCCCTGCCCGAGGTGACCTACTGCAGTGTCGCGGTGTGCAGCGGTGCTGTGGCCTTCCTGCTCCCGGAGACACTCAACGTGCGCCTTCCTGA
- the SLC22A7 gene encoding solute carrier family 22 member 7 isoform X1, which produces MKFEDLLVEIGGFGRFQILILSILCLTRINLPMHFLLHNFLAATPSHHCAIPHQEAFVNLTVEEVLLISIPRKPDGTFSSCEMFSQPQFHLLLNSSLQPENKSIIQPCQHGWVYDRSQFTSTISTQWDLVCEQRGLNQATATFFFIGVTIGAVVFGYLSDRFGRKSMLQLSLVCSMVFGMLSATSVSYTMLAITRTLTGVALSGLSLIVLPLGMEWVDVQHRTFTGILISIFWSVGNMLLALAAYLVREWHWLLVAVTGPCLLSIICLWWVPESARWLIAKGKVKQAHRHLLTCARMNGRKDFAVSPEALTRMATDKNMGGSYSCISLFRTPVLRKISLCSGVVWFGVAFSYYGMSMNLTGFGLSTYVSQFVFGIIEIPAKIAMYVVVNRVGRRQSQAWTLILAGVCIGANIAIPKSFTSLRSVVATVGKGFSEAAFTTVFLYTSELYPTILRQNGMGYTSFMARLGAALAPLVFLLDKVWRSLPEVTYCSVAVCSGAVAFLLPETLNVRLPEGIEDIEKPQVKVPPEASAPEGVPLQALLK; this is translated from the exons ATGAAATTTGAGGATCTCTTGGTGGAAATTGGAGGCTTTGGCAGATTCCAGATTTTGATTTTGTCTATCCTCTGCCTCACAAGAATCAACCTTCCCATGCATTTCCTGCTGCACAATTTTCTTGCTGCTACCCCCTCTCATCACTGTGCAATTCCACACCAAGAGGCATTTGTGAATCTCACCGTGGAGGAAGTTCTGCTCATCAGCATCCCTCGGAAGCCTGATGGCACTTTCAGCTCCTGTGAGATGTTCTCACAGCCTCAGTTTCACCTGCTGCTCAACTCCTCTCTGCAACCAGAAAACAAATCCAtcatccagccctgccagcatgGATGGGTCTACGACCGCTCGCAGTTCACCTCCACCATCTCCACCCAG TGGGACCTCGTGTGCGAGCAGCGTGGGCTGAACCAGGCAACAGCAACCTTCTTCTTCATCGGCGTCACGATTGGGGCCGTGGTGTTCGGGTACCTTTCCGACAG GTTTGGACGGAAATCCATGCTCCAGCTGTCCCTGGTGTGCTCCATGGTTTTTGGGATGCTGAGCGCTACCTCCGTGTCCTACACAATGCTGGCCATCACACGGACCCTCACCGGGGTGGCCCTGAGTGGCCTCTCCCTGATTGTCCTGCCTTTGG ggatggagtgGGTGGATGTCCAGCACCGCACCTTCACCGGGATCCTGATCAGCATCTTCTGGAGCGTTGGGAacatgctgctggccctggcagcGTACTTGGTGCGGGAATGGCACtggctgctggtggctgtgACAGGACCTTGTCTCCTGAGCATCATCTGCCTGTG GTGGGTCCCAGAGTCTGCCCGGTGGCTCATAGCCAAGGGCAAAGTGAAGCAAGCCCACAGGCACCTGCTCACATGTGCAAGAATGAATGGAAGGAAAGACTTTGCTGTCTCGCCGGAG GCCCTCACAAGGATGGCAACAGACAAAAATATGGGAGGGAGTTACTCCTGCATCAGCTTGTTCAGGACCCCAGTCCTGAGGAAGATCTCTCTGTGTTCTGGTGTGGTGTG GTTTGGTGTTGCCTTCTCTTATTACGGCATGAGCATGAACCTGACTGGCTTTGGGCTCAGCACCTACGTCTCCCAGTTTGTCTTTGGCATCATCGAGATTCCAGCCAAGATAGCCATGTACGTGGTGGTGAACCGAGTTGGCCGGCGGCAGAGCCAGGCATGGACACTCATCCTGGCCGGAGTCTGCATAGGAGCCAACATCGCCATTCCCAAGT CCTTCACCTCCCTACGTTCCGTAGTGGCCACTGTGGGCAAGGGTTTCTCAGAAGCTGCGTTCACCACTGTCTTCCTGTACACCTCGGAGCTCTACCCCACCATTCTGAG GCAGAATGGGATGGGGTACACCTCCTTCATGGCACGCCTGGGAGCGGCCCTGGCCCCGCTGGTGTtcctgctggacaaggtgtgGCGGTCCCTGCCCGAGGTGACCTACTGCAGTGTCGCGGTGTGCAGCGGTGCTGTGGCCTTCCTGCTCCCGGAGACACTCAACGTGCGCCTTCCTGAGGGCATCGAGGACATCGAGAAGCCACA agtAAAAGTGCCGCCAGAAGCCAGCGCGCCCGAGGGCGTGCCACTGCAGGCTCTCCTGAAGTGA